Proteins from a genomic interval of Leptospira kanakyensis:
- a CDS encoding RNA polymerase sigma factor translates to MSDEIRNLIDNCLLGKGAAWQELIRRFHRLIIGTCAHYVPREEITDTSQQVYLKLTENDYHLLRKFKGDSLPAFIVYLSEISKNISMSQTRSIRRYEYREGISLDLSIDILDERLTQEDVYFAWEEKKEFYDLIENLDDTHKEILILRLKGYKFKEISEILDVPLGTVLARANRAKEKIKKILTKEIKP, encoded by the coding sequence ATGAGTGATGAGATTCGTAATTTAATCGATAATTGCCTTCTAGGAAAAGGGGCGGCCTGGCAAGAACTCATCAGAAGGTTCCATCGGCTCATCATCGGTACTTGCGCCCACTACGTTCCGAGGGAAGAAATTACGGACACATCCCAACAAGTGTATCTCAAACTTACGGAAAATGACTACCATCTGCTCCGAAAGTTTAAAGGAGATAGTTTACCTGCATTTATTGTTTATTTAAGTGAAATTTCTAAAAATATAAGTATGTCTCAGACAAGATCCATTCGTCGGTATGAATATCGCGAGGGAATTTCTTTGGATTTGAGTATTGATATTTTAGATGAAAGGTTAACCCAAGAAGATGTTTATTTCGCATGGGAAGAAAAAAAGGAGTTCTACGACCTAATCGAAAATTTGGATGATACACATAAAGAAATCCTCATCCTACGCCTCAAAGGATACAAATTCAAGGAAATCTCAGAAATCCTCGATGTTCCCCTAGGAACAGTCCTTGCTCGAGCCAATCGAGCGAAAGAAAAGATAAAAAAAATCCTTACAAAGGAAATAAAGCCTTAG
- a CDS encoding CHAT domain-containing protein, with protein sequence MKLRIIAKYSRDEFTDGECIWEEKQEDMGTVERTTKFSGKILNEFQKDWSQFVERVLAHNPSKEEFLEKLGKKADSLEQIVFGKTLPFWRNPKNIGSIQLLIDPEFSPLPWEILRTQKGFLFQDENYRRGIRIDTIQKENTNKTNSVLLVCNPVKSNLVATVNEECSQLFPILEKKLNLRILKDNNLTRVRFIEEMGSVKYLHYAGHTEKKGIPLGANDFLYTKEIAGHSFSNLDLVFFNSCHSSFDSTEQTGLTTSFLNAGAKEVIGFLFPVETNLAKSIGIKFWDSFLKSKNSHNSLAKIRKSLYNGSAQEIITAISLVHFSTEEQKPKIRKSLAITIVLFVLFFCIVLLREKKEPIKVDNFEVSEPKSFPTKKRIVESGLPKDPLLERISQLKNSEFRKMALQFLKTKHEFLDDTQKKDLLESILSEKSSEEKMYYEFKTRSGF encoded by the coding sequence ATGAAATTAAGAATTATCGCTAAATATTCAAGAGATGAATTCACTGATGGTGAATGCATTTGGGAAGAAAAACAGGAAGATATGGGAACGGTGGAACGAACCACTAAGTTTTCTGGCAAAATCTTAAATGAATTCCAAAAAGATTGGTCACAATTCGTAGAACGTGTATTAGCACACAATCCCTCAAAAGAAGAGTTCCTAGAAAAACTTGGAAAAAAAGCGGATAGTTTAGAACAAATTGTATTTGGGAAAACACTCCCCTTTTGGAGAAATCCAAAAAATATAGGATCCATCCAACTTCTCATCGATCCAGAATTTTCCCCCCTCCCTTGGGAAATTTTACGCACACAAAAAGGTTTTTTATTCCAAGATGAAAATTACCGACGAGGGATTCGCATCGATACAATCCAAAAAGAAAATACAAACAAAACAAATTCAGTTTTACTTGTTTGTAACCCTGTAAAATCAAATCTCGTTGCCACCGTGAATGAAGAATGTTCCCAATTGTTTCCCATTTTGGAAAAAAAACTAAATCTACGGATTCTAAAAGATAACAACCTAACAAGAGTCCGATTCATCGAAGAAATGGGTTCCGTAAAGTATTTACATTATGCAGGCCATACGGAAAAAAAAGGAATTCCATTGGGTGCAAATGATTTTCTTTATACCAAAGAAATTGCAGGACATTCATTTTCCAATTTAGATCTCGTATTTTTTAATAGTTGTCACTCGTCTTTTGACTCCACCGAACAAACAGGACTAACCACTAGTTTTTTAAATGCAGGGGCAAAAGAAGTGATTGGTTTTTTATTTCCCGTAGAAACTAATTTAGCCAAGTCGATTGGAATCAAATTTTGGGATTCATTTTTAAAATCAAAGAACTCTCACAACTCACTTGCAAAAATTAGAAAAAGTTTATACAACGGATCAGCCCAAGAAATCATAACAGCGATTAGTTTAGTCCATTTTTCAACAGAGGAACAAAAACCCAAAATCAGAAAATCCTTAGCCATAACAATTGTTTTGTTTGTTTTATTTTTTTGTATTGTCTTATTAAGAGAGAAGAAAGAACCTATCAAGGTAGACAATTTTGAGGTTTCCGAACCAAAATCGTTTCCAACTAAAAAACGAATAGTGGAATCAGGTTTACCAAAAGACCCTCTCCTGGAAAGGATCTCTCAATTAAAAAATTCCGAATTTCGCAAAATGGCTCTGCAGTTTTTAAAAACCAAACACGAATTCTTAGATGATACTCAGAAAAAAGATCTATTAGAGTCCATTCTGTCCGAAAAAAGTTCCGAAGAAAAAATGTATTATGAATTCAAAACAAGGAGTGGCTTTTGA
- a CDS encoding cysteine desulfurase family protein: MKSPLKNDIKYFDYNATHPPFAEILESCLATYLSGFYNPSGITRYSLNNQGKIEQTRKYFASITGGQEKQFVFSATGTEANYLLIQSLRILYPDLDSVIVSPFEHSSLYAALESFGFSPDLIHTDKSGMINLDNLNEKLKTNPRPVICLYAGNETGVIQPAEEISKLTKEFGQLFYSDLMQGFGKINVPFGLFDGYTFSGHKIGAGMGSAVTYLPKVHPNFRIFGGGNQENDHRAGTENTFAIESFQKVSEFQNQNLEEKNKRLLTYRSKIENQLEDLGCIIIAKNSKRLPNTTFLILPIEEVDFFLLGMEEKKILVSTGSSCKSRAREASKSLLYMGYTKEEALRSIRISTGYFTTEDDVNTLLIATRELIQKFK; the protein is encoded by the coding sequence ATGAAATCCCCTTTAAAGAATGATATAAAATATTTTGATTACAATGCCACACACCCACCTTTTGCAGAAATTTTGGAATCCTGTCTGGCAACCTATCTTTCAGGGTTTTACAATCCATCGGGTATCACTCGTTATTCCTTAAACAACCAAGGAAAGATAGAACAAACAAGAAAGTATTTTGCTTCGATCACAGGTGGGCAGGAAAAACAATTTGTATTTTCTGCTACAGGCACGGAAGCAAACTACTTACTCATCCAAAGTTTAAGAATTTTATATCCCGATTTAGATTCAGTAATAGTTTCTCCTTTTGAACATTCTAGTCTTTATGCTGCGCTAGAATCTTTTGGATTTTCTCCAGATCTCATTCATACTGACAAATCAGGAATGATCAACTTAGACAACTTAAATGAAAAACTAAAAACAAACCCAAGACCCGTCATTTGTCTTTATGCTGGAAATGAAACAGGTGTGATCCAACCAGCAGAAGAAATCTCAAAACTCACAAAAGAATTTGGACAGTTGTTTTACAGTGACCTGATGCAAGGATTTGGAAAGATCAACGTACCTTTTGGTTTGTTTGATGGATACACTTTCTCTGGTCACAAAATTGGAGCAGGAATGGGATCAGCTGTCACTTATCTGCCGAAGGTTCATCCCAATTTCCGCATCTTTGGTGGGGGAAATCAGGAAAACGACCATAGGGCCGGAACAGAAAATACCTTTGCCATTGAATCCTTCCAAAAAGTTTCTGAATTCCAAAATCAAAACTTGGAAGAAAAAAACAAAAGACTCCTAACTTACAGATCAAAAATCGAAAACCAATTGGAAGACTTAGGTTGTATCATCATTGCAAAAAATTCAAAAAGACTTCCCAATACAACATTTCTGATTTTACCGATTGAGGAGGTTGACTTCTTTCTTTTGGGAATGGAAGAAAAAAAGATTCTAGTTTCTACAGGAAGTTCTTGTAAATCAAGAGCGAGAGAGGCTTCGAAATCTCTTCTTTATATGGGTTATACAAAGGAAGAAGCATTACGTTCCATCCGAATCTCTACTGGATATTTTACAACCGAAGATGATGTAAACACACTGCTTATCGCAACTCGGGAACTCATCCAGAAGTTTAAATAA